From Streptomyces sp. TLI_053, a single genomic window includes:
- a CDS encoding DLW-39 family protein yields MKKLLLVALVALGGFFVYRQVQADRAEQDLWTEATDPVPAGR; encoded by the coding sequence GTGAAGAAGCTTCTCCTGGTCGCCCTGGTCGCCCTCGGCGGCTTCTTTGTCTACCGTCAGGTCCAGGCGGACCGCGCCGAGCAGGACCTGTGGACCGAGGCCACCGACCCGGTTCCGGCCGGTCGCTGA